The sequence below is a genomic window from Lolium perenne isolate Kyuss_39 chromosome 7, Kyuss_2.0, whole genome shotgun sequence.
GAATTTTTGGTGCATCAAGTACTCGTATGATTCTTGGACCGTTACCTTGCTCCTGGATGATCAGCTTTTCCAGGTTTGGTGTGCAGCCGATGATGAGTTGATCCATCACATAGTTGCATGGATCAACCAACAGTCTGACGCTCACAAGGCTGTGAGACCTGATGTAAACGCGGCGGAAATGGTAGTTCCTATCCATGAACAAGGTATGAAGACGAGGACATGCGGCGATCATGGCGTGGAGGGTGTTCTCGTAGTTTGTGATTCGAGAGAGAGTCAGATCGATAAGATTTGGGAAGTGAACGCCGGCGAGGTCCTGAGGAAAATGACATAGGCTAATGGTGGCGAGGCGGAGGGAGGAAAACCTGAGGGCGGACGGCGGCAGGGGCGGCATCAACTCTTGAGCCTGAAGGGGGGCATTGCCGAGCACCCGCACGTAGCTGAAATCAAGCTCGTCAAGGTGATCGAGAACGGGGGACTGGAACCACCCGTCGAAGACAGGGTAGCGGTCTGCGTCGCCGGAGTGGCAACACAGCGTGTTGAGACAAAGCCGACGGGCATAGGTCTGGCGTGGGGTGGAGAGGATCTTCGAGACGATGGGGACTAAGTTGTCGCCAGAGACCCATTGGTGCAGGTCTCTGTCATCGAGGTTGAGCGGCGCGGAGGAGCGCCAGAGGTGGATCCACCGTCGGGAGATTGTCTCTGTGCGGACGGCGTCGTCTGTGGGGAGCGAGGAGATGATGGTTCCGAGGACGTCGTCAGGCAGGGCGCTGATGTAGTCGGCGGCCACAGGAGCAGGGTCGACCACAGCTGGCGCCACCACAGGCATCAGCGCCGGGGCCGGTGACTCGCCGGCGAAGCTGCAGTCGTGGCCCTTCTTGGGGAGCCCGCAGAGGCTGCAGCAGTACCTGCCCCGCTTCATGGGCGGCGTGGATGCCATGGGTGATGGGTGGCTAAACCTAAAG
It includes:
- the LOC127318708 gene encoding F-box/LRR-repeat protein At2g42730-like translates to MASTPPMKRGRYCCSLCGLPKKGHDCSFAGESPAPALMPVVAPAVVDPAPVAADYISALPDDVLGTIISSLPTDDAVRTETISRRWIHLWRSSAPLNLDDRDLHQWVSGDNLVPIVSKILSTPRQTYARRLCLNTLCCHSGDADRYPVFDGWFQSPVLDHLDELDFSYVRVLGNAPLQAQELMPPLPPSALRFSSLRLATISLCHFPQDLAGVHFPNLIDLTLSRITNYENTLHAMIAACPRLHTLFMDRNYHFRRVYIRSHSLVSVRLLVDPCNYVMDQLIIGCTPNLEKLIIQEQGNGPRIIRVLDAPKIQILDCLRTDMMSTVQMGKTTFQAMVDNSHKSSFRNVKILYIIIEALKLNHVIDVLKCFPCLQQFHIRSLMRHVPMRINDKPADGTVDCIHKHLKQIEVTNYSGNISDANFFKFFILNARVLELVKLHIPFRINNKWRSKQRKQMNFLNRASPNALIQFEGSVSR